A region from the uncultured Draconibacterium sp. genome encodes:
- a CDS encoding DUF4292 domain-containing protein yields MNVRKYFRVSLLAAVTLFVVSSCKTPSELPRVEARPISTNKLLKKVEQNAFDYQFLSIKRINCNYSSSQSKATFKINLKAKKDEKILVSISKLNIPVGRVLLTPDSVKYVNYIDRNFFVDDYTYLSSFLYIDLDFATIQSIIANNAFSYRNDSKNRDYRTFDSFIEDNLYVLQSEKSRKLTKLEEKENKAERRLKRLDDQALIVQKMFFRPDNFTLNRLTINDKTNSRNMKLDFDDFTKVENKEYPGSIEMNFYSPEEEINMKIKMSGFSTEKVSSFNIKIPEKYEEIRVN; encoded by the coding sequence ATGAACGTTCGAAAATATTTTAGAGTTTCTCTGCTTGCAGCAGTAACTTTATTTGTTGTTTCTTCGTGTAAAACCCCATCAGAATTACCCCGTGTAGAGGCGCGCCCGATAAGCACCAATAAGCTCTTAAAAAAGGTGGAACAAAATGCTTTTGATTACCAGTTTTTGAGCATAAAACGTATTAACTGCAATTACAGCAGCAGCCAGTCGAAAGCAACCTTTAAAATTAATCTGAAAGCCAAAAAGGATGAAAAAATTCTGGTGTCAATCAGCAAATTAAACATCCCGGTAGGCCGTGTTTTACTTACCCCCGATAGCGTGAAATATGTGAACTATATCGATCGTAATTTTTTTGTTGACGATTATACCTACCTCAGCAGTTTTCTGTACATCGATTTGGATTTTGCCACCATACAAAGCATTATTGCCAACAATGCTTTTTCGTACCGAAACGATTCGAAAAACAGGGATTACCGCACTTTCGATTCGTTTATAGAAGATAATTTGTATGTACTTCAATCGGAAAAATCACGAAAACTTACGAAACTTGAAGAGAAAGAAAACAAAGCAGAGCGAAGGTTAAAACGACTTGATGACCAGGCGCTTATTGTTCAGAAAATGTTTTTCAGGCCCGATAATTTTACATTGAACCGCCTAACCATTAACGACAAAACAAATAGCCGGAATATGAAACTTGATTTTGACGATTTTACAAAAGTTGAAAACAAAGAATATCCCGGAAGTATTGAAATGAATTTTTATTCGCCTGAAGAGGAAATAAATATGAAAATAAAAATGAGTGGCTTTTCTACGGAAAAAGTTAGCTCATTCAATATAAAAATTCCTGAAAAATACGAAGAGATTCGTGTAAACTAA
- a CDS encoding peptidoglycan DD-metalloendopeptidase family protein → MILPIKITLLVVFAVCTGFLARAQSVEDLQKKKAEAEKEIEYTTRLLNETQQNEKSSLSKLRLISSKINSRNTLISNISHEIEIFDQCITNNTLALELLKNDVQQLKEEYAEMIRMAYKNLNAYDELLFLLASENVNQAYRRFLYFRRYKTFRESQATTINAVQKELDVSRQKMEQQKIEKLRLIAKTESEKVLLNNEQQEQNSTLEQLKLQRNNLQRKLRQQQKIEQELEREIQRIIEEEARKNQSEGGAAFALTPEQKLIGNNFEQNKKRLPWPVERGVIVEHFGVHRHPVLSNVQVQNNGVNIATETGAKVRAVFNGEVSRVFAISGGNTAVIIRHGAYLSVYSNLREVVVKKGDKVSTKQVIGTVFTDFKDNNKSILKFQIWKESTKLNPEDWIGR, encoded by the coding sequence ATGATTTTGCCAATAAAAATAACGCTACTTGTTGTTTTTGCGGTATGCACAGGTTTTTTGGCGCGGGCGCAATCGGTTGAAGATTTGCAAAAGAAAAAAGCCGAAGCCGAAAAAGAAATTGAATATACCACACGTTTGTTGAATGAAACCCAGCAAAACGAAAAATCATCCTTAAGCAAGTTGCGACTGATATCTTCTAAAATAAACTCCAGAAACACGCTAATCTCGAATATTAGCCACGAAATAGAAATTTTTGACCAATGTATTACAAACAATACTTTGGCTTTAGAACTGCTTAAAAACGATGTTCAGCAGCTGAAAGAAGAATATGCTGAAATGATTAGAATGGCCTATAAAAATTTGAATGCCTATGATGAGTTGCTTTTTTTATTGGCATCCGAAAATGTTAATCAGGCTTATCGACGCTTTTTATATTTCAGGCGGTATAAAACCTTTCGCGAAAGCCAGGCCACAACCATTAATGCCGTGCAAAAGGAACTTGATGTCAGCCGTCAGAAAATGGAGCAACAAAAAATCGAAAAACTGCGGTTAATAGCCAAAACGGAATCGGAGAAAGTATTATTAAACAATGAACAGCAAGAGCAAAACAGCACCCTTGAACAGCTAAAACTGCAGCGAAATAACTTACAGCGAAAATTGCGGCAGCAACAAAAAATAGAACAAGAGTTAGAGCGCGAAATCCAGCGAATTATTGAGGAAGAAGCGCGTAAAAATCAGTCGGAAGGCGGTGCAGCATTTGCTTTAACACCCGAGCAGAAACTTATTGGTAATAACTTCGAACAGAATAAAAAACGTCTGCCCTGGCCGGTTGAACGTGGTGTAATTGTTGAGCATTTTGGCGTACACCGTCACCCGGTTTTAAGCAATGTACAGGTGCAAAATAATGGCGTAAACATTGCCACCGAAACCGGAGCAAAAGTACGTGCGGTTTTTAATGGAGAGGTGAGTCGGGTTTTTGCTATTTCAGGTGGTAACACAGCCGTTATTATCAGGCACGGAGCTTATTTAAGTGTTTATTCAAACCTCAGGGAGGTAGTGGTTAAAAAAGGCGATAAAGTGAGCACCAAACAAGTCATTGGCACCGTATTTACCGATTTCAAAGACAACAATAAATCCATACTCAAATTTCAAATCTGGAAAGAAAGTACCAAGCTTAATCCGGAAGACTGGATTGGCAGATAA
- a CDS encoding GNAT family N-acetyltransferase → MQFRTLENLLPETLSSLFNAAFADYFVSIQLTPEALQQKMYSEAISLKQSVGAFANDKPVGFIFHAIRGNKTKRAYNAGTGVIPEFRGKHATARMYKFILPRLQKAGVEELELEVMKQNEAAIKSYTSVGFCIENELHCFKGFPTNSVQKNNFLVEEYQGAFQTPETFWDWQPTWQHTTQTIEKLSTYKTWVIHHQNKLVGYLSANPGSGRIAQFSVEKTHRRSGIGTALFTHFAGVCKNEPAVINVADSSGATQQFLQALGLHHFLTQYKMKLKL, encoded by the coding sequence ATGCAATTTCGCACACTTGAAAATCTGCTGCCTGAAACCTTAAGCAGCCTTTTTAATGCTGCGTTTGCCGATTATTTTGTAAGTATACAGCTAACACCTGAAGCCTTGCAACAAAAAATGTATTCAGAGGCTATTAGCCTGAAACAATCGGTTGGCGCTTTCGCCAATGATAAACCTGTTGGTTTTATTTTTCATGCTATTCGCGGTAACAAAACAAAAAGAGCCTACAACGCAGGAACCGGTGTTATACCCGAATTCAGAGGAAAACACGCCACTGCCCGCATGTATAAATTTATTCTTCCCCGTTTACAAAAAGCCGGGGTTGAAGAGCTGGAACTGGAGGTGATGAAACAGAACGAAGCTGCTATAAAATCATACACATCGGTGGGTTTTTGCATCGAAAACGAATTGCATTGTTTTAAAGGTTTTCCAACTAATTCGGTTCAGAAAAACAACTTTTTGGTGGAAGAATACCAGGGAGCTTTTCAAACACCTGAAACATTTTGGGACTGGCAACCCACCTGGCAACATACAACGCAAACTATTGAAAAGCTCAGTACCTACAAAACATGGGTAATTCACCATCAAAATAAATTAGTCGGCTATCTTTCCGCCAATCCCGGAAGCGGCCGAATTGCTCAATTTTCGGTTGAGAAGACCCATCGACGAAGTGGCATTGGAACAGCACTTTTTACCCATTTTGCTGGTGTTTGTAAAAACGAACCTGCCGTTATAAACGTTGCCGATTCAAGCGGAGCCACCCAGCAATTTTTGCAAGCACTTGGCCTGCACCATTTTTTAACACAGTATAAAATGAAATTAAAACTTTAA